In Phaeodactylum tricornutum CCAP 1055/1 chromosome 30, whole genome shotgun sequence, a single window of DNA contains:
- a CDS encoding predicted protein, translating to SSGVLLYGPPGCGKTLLVKALASTARIPCLVVTPSVLLRKYYGETNAQVRSLFSLAAKLSPCILCIDELDGLFRERSEQEHEVSRDLKTEFLQWVDGMMSKDDEDRQILLVGATNRPFDCDSAVLRRMSQSHFVGLPDLTARSVYLKHALRSVPITNDFDFNEIACRSEGYSPSDLRQLLQTAA from the exons TCATCCGGAGTCCTGCTTTACGGCCCTCCCGGATGCGGCAAGACTCTTCTCGTCAAAGCGTTGGCATCGACCGCACGAATTCCTTGTCTCGTCGTCACACCAAGTGTTTTGCTACGCAAATATTATGGCGAAACAAATGCACAGGTCCGCAGTTTGTTCTCTCTCGCGGCCAAGCTGTCGCCCTGTATCCTTTGCATCGATGAACTTGACGGTCTCTTTCGCGAACGCAGTGagcaagaacacgaagtTAGCCGGGACTTAAAAACTGAGTTTTTGCAGTGGGTGGACGGAATGATGAGCAAGGATGATGAGGACCGACAGATTCTACTTGTCGGTGCCACAAACCGCCCCTTTGATTGT GATTCAGCGGTTTTACGGAGAATGTCACAGTCGCACTTTGTCGGGTTGCCGGACCTCACGGCTCGCTCCGTATATCTCAAACATGCGCTACGATCCGTCCCGATCACCAACGATTTTGATTTTAATGAAATTGCGTGTCGTAGCGAAGGATATAGTCCGAGCGACTTACGGCAATTACTGCAAACAGCGGCG